A section of the Lepus europaeus isolate LE1 chromosome 10, mLepTim1.pri, whole genome shotgun sequence genome encodes:
- the DDX17 gene encoding probable ATP-dependent RNA helicase DDX17 isoform X1 yields the protein MRGGGFGDRDRDRDRGGFGARGGGGLPLKKFGNPGERLRKKKWDLSELPKFEKNFYVEHPEVARLTPYEVDELRRKKEITVRGGDVCPKPVFAFHHANFPQYVMDVLMDQHFTEPTPIQCQGFPLALSGRDMVGIAQTGSGKTLAYLLPAIVHINHQPYLERGDGPICLVLAPTRELAQQVQQVADDYGKCSRLKSTCIYGGAPKGPQIRDLERGVEICIATPGRLIDFLESGKTNLRRCTYLVLDEADRMLDMGFEPQIRKIVDQIRPDRQTLMWSATWPKEVRQLAEDFLRDYTQINVGNLELSANHNILQIVDVCMESEKDHKLIQLMEEIMAEKENKTIIFVETKRRCDDLTRRMRRDGWPAMCIHGDKSQPERDWVLNEFRSGKAPILIATDVASRGLDVEDVKFVINYDYPNSSEDYVHRIGRTARSTNKGTAYTFFTPGNLKQARELIKVLEEANQAINPKLMQLVDHRGGGGGGGKGGRSRYRTTSSANNPNLMYQDECDRRLRGVKDGGRRDSASYRDRAETDRAGYANGSGYGSPNSAFGAQAGQYTYGQGTYGAAAYGTSGYTAQEYGAGTYGASSTTTTGRSSQSSSQQFSGIGRSGQQPQPLMSQQFAQPPGATNMIGYMGQTAYQYPPPPPPPPPSRK from the exons GTTTGGAGCAAGAGGTGGTGGTGGCCTTCCTCTGAAGAAATTTGGTAATCCTGGGGAGCGTTTACGTAAGAAGAAGTGGGATTTGAGTGAGCTGCCcaagtttgagaagaatttttATGTGGAACATCCAGAAGTAGCAAGGCTGACTCCA TATGAGGTTGATGAGCTACGCCGGAAGAAAGAGAtcacagtgagagggggagatgTTTGTCCTAAACCTGTGTTTGCCTTCCATCATGCCAACTTCCCAC AGTATGTAATGGATGTGTTGATGGATCAGCACTTCACAGAACCAACACCGATTCAGTGCCAGGGATTTCCATTGGCTCTTAGTGGTCGGGATATGGTGGGCATTGCTCAAACCGGATCTGGGAAGACATTGGCG TATTTGCTGCCTGCAATTGTTCATATTAACCACCAGCCATACTTGGAAAGGGGAGATGGCCCAATT TGTCTAGTTCTGGCTCCTACCAGAGAGCTTGCCCAACAAGTACAGCAGGTGGCTGACGACTATGGCAAATGTTCTAGATTGAAGAGCACTTGCATCTATGGAGGTGCTCCTAAAGGGCCTCAGATTCGGGACTTGGAGCGAG gtgTTGAGATCTGCATAGCTACTCCTGGACGCCTAATAGATTTCCTGGAGTCGGGAAAGACAAATCTTCGCCGGTGCACGTACCTTGTACTGGATGAGGCTGACAGGATGCTTGACATGGGCTTCGAGCCCCAGATCCGTAAAATTGTTGACCAAATCAGG CCTGATAGGCAGACTTTGATGTGGAGTGCAACCTGGCCGAAAGAAGTCCGGCAGCTGGCGGAGGACTTCCTGCGTGATTACACCCAGATCAACGTGGGCAATCTGGAGTTGAGTGCCAACCACAACATCCTCCAGATTGTGGATGTCTGCATGGAAAGCGAAAAGGACCACAA ATTGATCCAGCTGATGGAGGAAATCATGgctgaaaaggaaaacaaaacaataatattTGTGGAGACAAAGAGACGCTGTGATGACCTCACTCGGAGGATGCGCAGAGATGG GTGGCCAGCTATGTGTATCCATGGGGACAAGAGTCAACCAGAAAGAGATTGGGTTCTTAATG AGTTCCGTTCTGGAAAGGCTCCCATCCTCATTGCCACAGATGTAGCCTCCCGTGGGCTAG ACGTGGAAGATGTCAAGTTTGTCATCAACTACGACTACCCAAACAGCTCAGAGGACTATGTGCACCGCATCGGCCGAACAGCTCGGAGCACCAACAAGGGCACTGCCTATACCTTCTTCACCCCAGGAAACCTGAAGCAGGCCAGAGAGCTGATCAAGGTGCTGGAAGAGGCCAATCAGGCCATCAATCCCAAGCTGATGCAGCTGGTGGACCACAGAGGAGGTGGCGGCGGAGGGGGTAAGG GAGGCCGTTCTCGGTACCGGACCACTTCCTCAGCCAACAATCCCAACCTGATGTATCAGGATGAGTGTGACCGGCGGCTTCGAGGAGTCAAGGATGGTGGCCGGAGAGACTCTGCAAGCTATCGAGATCGTGCTGAAACCGATAGAGCCGGTTATGCTAATGGCAGTGGCTATGGAAGTCCAAATTCCGCCTTTGGAGCACAAGCAGGCCAATACACCTATGGTCAAGGCACCTATGGGGCAGCTGCTTATGGCACCAGTGGCTATACGGCCCAGGAATACGGTGCTGGCACTTACGGAGCCAGTAGCACCACCACAACTGGGAGAAGTTCACAGAGCTCTAGCCAGCAGTTTAGTGGGATAGGCCGGTCtgggcagcagccacagccactgATGTCACAACAGTTTGCACAGCCTCCAGGAGCTACCAATATGATAGGTTACATGGGGCAGACTGCCTACCAGTACCCtcccccccctccacccccccctCCTTCACGTAAATGA
- the KDELR3 gene encoding ER lumen protein-retaining receptor 3 — translation MNVFRILGDLSHLLAMILLLGKIWRSKCCAGISGKSQVLFALVFTTRYLDLFTNFISIYNTVMKVVFLLCAYVTVYMIYGKFRKTFDSENDTFRLEFLLVPVIGLSFLENYSFTPLEILWTFSIYLESVAILPQLFMISKTGEAETITTHYLFFLGLYRALYLANWIRRYQTENFYDQIAVVSGVVQTIFYCDFFYLYVTKVLKGKKLSLPMPI, via the exons ATGAACGTGTTCCGAATCCTCGGCGACCTGAGCCACCTCCTGGCCATGATCTTGCTCCTGGGGAAGATCTGGAGGTCCAAGTGCTGCGCGG GCATCTCGGGGAAGAGCCAGGTCCTGTTTGCCCTCGTCTTCACCACCAGGTACCTGGACCTTTTCACCAACTTCATCTCCATCTACAACACGGTCATGAAG GTGGTCTTTCTCCTCTGTGCCTATGTCACAGTGTACATGATCTATGGGAAATTTCGGAAAACGTTCGACAGTGAGAATGACACATTCCGCCTGGAGTTCCTTCTGGTCCCGGTCATTGGCCTTTCCTTCCTGGAGAACTACAGCTTCACTCCGCTGGAG ATCCTCTGGACTTTCTCCATCTACCTGGAGTCGGTGGCCATCCTGCCTCAGCTCTTCATGATCAGCAAGACGGGAGAGGCCGAGACCATCACCACTCACTACCTGTTCTTCCTGGGCCTGTACCGGGCCCTCTACCTGGCTAACTGGATCAGGCGGTACCAGACGGAGAACTTCTACGACCAAATCGCTGTGGTGTCTGGAGTAGTgcaaaccatcttctactgtgacTTCTTCTATTTGTACGTCACCAAAG TCCTTAAAGGAAAGAAACTAAGCCTCCCAATGCCCATCTGA
- the DDX17 gene encoding probable ATP-dependent RNA helicase DDX17 isoform X2, giving the protein MRGGGFGDRDRDRDRGGFGARGGGGLPLKKFGNPGERLRKKKWDLSELPKFEKNFYVEHPEVARLTPYEVDELRRKKEITVRGGDVCPKPVFAFHHANFPQYVMDVLMDQHFTEPTPIQCQGFPLALSGRDMVGIAQTGSGKTLAYLLPAIVHINHQPYLERGDGPICLVLAPTRELAQQVQQVADDYGKCSRLKSTCIYGGAPKGPQIRDLERGVEICIATPGRLIDFLESGKTNLRRCTYLVLDEADRMLDMGFEPQIRKIVDQIRPDRQTLMWSATWPKEVRQLAEDFLRDYTQINVGNLELSANHNILQIVDVCMESEKDHKLIQLMEEIMAEKENKTIIFVETKRRCDDLTRRMRRDGWPAMCIHGDKSQPERDWVLNEFRSGKAPILIATDVASRGLDVEDVKFVINYDYPNSSEDYVHRIGRTARSTNKGTAYTFFTPGNLKQARELIKVLEEANQAINPKLMQLVDHRGGGGGGGGRSRYRTTSSANNPNLMYQDECDRRLRGVKDGGRRDSASYRDRAETDRAGYANGSGYGSPNSAFGAQAGQYTYGQGTYGAAAYGTSGYTAQEYGAGTYGASSTTTTGRSSQSSSQQFSGIGRSGQQPQPLMSQQFAQPPGATNMIGYMGQTAYQYPPPPPPPPPSRK; this is encoded by the exons GTTTGGAGCAAGAGGTGGTGGTGGCCTTCCTCTGAAGAAATTTGGTAATCCTGGGGAGCGTTTACGTAAGAAGAAGTGGGATTTGAGTGAGCTGCCcaagtttgagaagaatttttATGTGGAACATCCAGAAGTAGCAAGGCTGACTCCA TATGAGGTTGATGAGCTACGCCGGAAGAAAGAGAtcacagtgagagggggagatgTTTGTCCTAAACCTGTGTTTGCCTTCCATCATGCCAACTTCCCAC AGTATGTAATGGATGTGTTGATGGATCAGCACTTCACAGAACCAACACCGATTCAGTGCCAGGGATTTCCATTGGCTCTTAGTGGTCGGGATATGGTGGGCATTGCTCAAACCGGATCTGGGAAGACATTGGCG TATTTGCTGCCTGCAATTGTTCATATTAACCACCAGCCATACTTGGAAAGGGGAGATGGCCCAATT TGTCTAGTTCTGGCTCCTACCAGAGAGCTTGCCCAACAAGTACAGCAGGTGGCTGACGACTATGGCAAATGTTCTAGATTGAAGAGCACTTGCATCTATGGAGGTGCTCCTAAAGGGCCTCAGATTCGGGACTTGGAGCGAG gtgTTGAGATCTGCATAGCTACTCCTGGACGCCTAATAGATTTCCTGGAGTCGGGAAAGACAAATCTTCGCCGGTGCACGTACCTTGTACTGGATGAGGCTGACAGGATGCTTGACATGGGCTTCGAGCCCCAGATCCGTAAAATTGTTGACCAAATCAGG CCTGATAGGCAGACTTTGATGTGGAGTGCAACCTGGCCGAAAGAAGTCCGGCAGCTGGCGGAGGACTTCCTGCGTGATTACACCCAGATCAACGTGGGCAATCTGGAGTTGAGTGCCAACCACAACATCCTCCAGATTGTGGATGTCTGCATGGAAAGCGAAAAGGACCACAA ATTGATCCAGCTGATGGAGGAAATCATGgctgaaaaggaaaacaaaacaataatattTGTGGAGACAAAGAGACGCTGTGATGACCTCACTCGGAGGATGCGCAGAGATGG GTGGCCAGCTATGTGTATCCATGGGGACAAGAGTCAACCAGAAAGAGATTGGGTTCTTAATG AGTTCCGTTCTGGAAAGGCTCCCATCCTCATTGCCACAGATGTAGCCTCCCGTGGGCTAG ACGTGGAAGATGTCAAGTTTGTCATCAACTACGACTACCCAAACAGCTCAGAGGACTATGTGCACCGCATCGGCCGAACAGCTCGGAGCACCAACAAGGGCACTGCCTATACCTTCTTCACCCCAGGAAACCTGAAGCAGGCCAGAGAGCTGATCAAGGTGCTGGAAGAGGCCAATCAGGCCATCAATCCCAAGCTGATGCAGCTGGTGGACCACAGAGGAGGTGGCGGCGGAGGGG GAGGCCGTTCTCGGTACCGGACCACTTCCTCAGCCAACAATCCCAACCTGATGTATCAGGATGAGTGTGACCGGCGGCTTCGAGGAGTCAAGGATGGTGGCCGGAGAGACTCTGCAAGCTATCGAGATCGTGCTGAAACCGATAGAGCCGGTTATGCTAATGGCAGTGGCTATGGAAGTCCAAATTCCGCCTTTGGAGCACAAGCAGGCCAATACACCTATGGTCAAGGCACCTATGGGGCAGCTGCTTATGGCACCAGTGGCTATACGGCCCAGGAATACGGTGCTGGCACTTACGGAGCCAGTAGCACCACCACAACTGGGAGAAGTTCACAGAGCTCTAGCCAGCAGTTTAGTGGGATAGGCCGGTCtgggcagcagccacagccactgATGTCACAACAGTTTGCACAGCCTCCAGGAGCTACCAATATGATAGGTTACATGGGGCAGACTGCCTACCAGTACCCtcccccccctccacccccccctCCTTCACGTAAATGA